The proteins below come from a single Perca flavescens isolate YP-PL-M2 chromosome 8, PFLA_1.0, whole genome shotgun sequence genomic window:
- the LOC114560617 gene encoding forkhead box protein P2-like translates to MMAPQQMQQLLSSNQLQALIHQKQQALLLQQQHLKEFYKKQQQIHLQLLQQKPSKKVKELPAQQLVFQQLLQQQQQLLRVQRPILSSPALSPGHYVSSPSAAVSVERNAGFSPAKMQQIWKELTNGITEDKTTSKGNQDSSANNIMSTKVTGRQTGDQQSSSPRRAQCAVKADRAAAHALYGHGVCHWPGCESVCENFSQFIKHIGSEHTLDDRNTAQCRVQMQVVQQLELQLGKERERLRAMMSHLHLPSLESQLISAPASLQLPQSDTAADPHGLQLSLVAGTHNLALPSPSDSPQPLASVSTPSQGSEEECAGAIRCRHHPLVYSLSSENEYELYKNTDIRPPFTYATLIRQAIMETSDMQLTLNEIYNWFTRTFAYFRRNAATWKNAVRHNLSLHKCFVRVENVKGAVWTVDEVEYQRRRSQKIPGSPSLMKNVSSSLDFGTVLNASLQTALAEASLPGFKKECVSRNSTSQTQENIATNSSSKQNFSPRVQQSLFLKGQALNLNDQESLMATVKPAILPRDMSEDYEEHLFDPE, encoded by the exons ATGATGGCTCCTCAGCAGATGCAGCAGCTCCTTTCCTCCAACCAGCTGCAGGCTCTCATTCACCAGAAGCAACAAGCCCTTCTGCTCCAGCAG CAACATCTGAAAGAGTTTTACAAGAAGCAACAACAGATTCACCTGCAGCTGCTTCAACAAAAGCCCAGCAAAAAAGTCAAAGAG CTCCCTGCACAGCAGCTTGTGTTCCAGCAgctcctccagcagcagcagcagctcctccGGGTGCAGAGACCCATCCTGTCTTCCCCGGCCCTCTCTCCAGGTCACTATGTTTCATCTCCCTCAGCAGCAGTGTCTGTTGAAAGAAACG ctggtTTTAGCCCTGCAAAGATGCAGCAGATATGGAAAGAGCTCACAAACGGAATAACTGAAGATAAAACCACATCGAAAGGCAATCAGGACTCTTCTGCTAACAACATAATGTCAACAAAAGTCACAGGGAGGCAGACCGGTGACCAGCAGTCGTCTTCTCCTCGCAGGGCACAATG TGCTGTCAAAGCTGATCGCGCTGCCGCACACGCTCTCTACGGTCACGGTGTGTGTCACTGGCCCGGATGCGAGTCGGTGTGTGAAAACTTCAGCCAGTTCATCAA acaCATAGGCAGCGAGCACACTCTGGATGATAGAAACACAGCACAGTGCAGAGTCCAGATGCAGGTGGTTCAGCAACTTGAGCTTCAG CTCGGCAAAGAACGGGAGCGTCTCCGAGCGATGATGTCTCACCTGCATCTGCCATCTTTAGAATCTCAGTTGATCTCTGCACCCGCAAGTCTACAGTTGCCACAATCTGATACGGCTGCTGACCCACACGGTCTTCAG CTCAGTTTAGTCGCCGGCACCCACAACCTGGCCTTGCCGAGCCCATCAGACTCCCCCCAACCTCTGGCCTCTGTCAGCACTCCATCCCAGGGGAGTGAAGAAGAGTGTGCTGGGGCCATAAGATGTCGTCATCACCCTTTGGTCTACTCCCTGTCTTCAG AAAATGAATATGAGCTTTACAAGAACACCGATATCAGACCACCTTTCACCTACGCAACACTGATAAGACAG GCCATTATGGAAACATCAGACATGCAACTAACACTAAACGAGATATACAACTGGTTCACACGGACATTTGCTTATTTCAGACGCAACGCCGCCACTTGGAAG AACGCAGTGCGCCACAACCTGAGCCTGCACAAGTGTTTTGTGCGTGTGGAGAATGTGAAAGGCGCAGTGTGGACAGTAGACGAGGTGGAATACCAGAGGAGGAGATCCCAGAAGATCCCAGG GAGTCCATCGCTGATGAAAAATGTGTCCTCCAGCCTTGATTTTGGGACTGTTCTGAATGCCAGCTTACAG ACGGCGCTGGCTGAGGCGTCACTGCCAGGATTCAAGAAGGAGTGTGTGAGCAGAAACTCCACGAGTCAAACGCAGGAGAACATAGCAACAAACAGCAGCAGTAAACAAAACTTCTCTCCACGAGTCCAGCA GTCTCTCTTCCTTAAAGGCCAAGCGCTGAATCTGAATGACCAAGAATCTCTGATGGCCACAGTAAAGCCAGCCATACTGCCGCGTGACATGAGTGAAGATTATGAAGAACATTTGTTTGACCCTGAATGA
- the ppp1r3ab gene encoding protein phosphatase 1 regulatory subunit 3A isoform X2, whose product MEFVGQARPSGACNLLEVPGLSSSDVDDDEYEVVNGIRPKSSPLPRRKSSVSDEDSEPEPPLSGSRRVSFADAKGLSLVHVKEFDTWDVPKLPLCDSSEGEGRDAEDYFLSPLTFSLPLSNKELFVKVREQKLELEAIELLPGTTILKGVIRVLNISFSKAVYIRTTLDSWSSHFDLLAEYMPGSSDSLMDSFSFKLTLVPPFGEQGARVDFCLRYETAVGTFWANNNNRNYVLFCHQRVKERKEKPQKENVNKKGCLKTFSQNFSTVENMSAMEDSAQKNISPDVSQHGEEVDTMKAKQISDGQSGTSEEDRKKLVTENRPNCSRRRCRKAARMARVRDYFSQTKGGADDTERDESPPEAKQAAQEETPEEKHSDVRSFPEGSSKSDGSHFVSESLETCSEPLLDVQHDTSPAHNCTSNNETEESASINLADSATLPGGESARDILDNPSNDELAPAECQNINKSVSNAEECDITAEPADRVISVVNSESLVSQTSSFTFGTVVAPLYHQVFGRLGSESGWANPVQATLNAGITTQSYTHTESALTNCTVRTDANDDEVQGNVTETQESNKECLDATTNSTAIEEEETSLSVTANNILHHAETLQDPDDIIHSDQRRTTLEVPKTISGDTVIHAHAVNILNTHLLNPHIPTENVHLQGEAQEDNLTHDLPEHTCTQTKTNLDETLAQSETQEVMTSLETSFMSLQPSQSVSERVSDDETDQQTSRSEATDCKCVRESNNNDDVGKTATISSTSGITEEDKAFRDLNPDHINNSAAKGTDNSYVSSFEIVEEKNVTATQISFETNNVEEGKKLVNNLHKDETKHSAEMKVIGEVAESTTKATMSNHIHGDTFSELKDEDTQKTEHLEMEAAVAKQENLCFADTTEVNWEMMVEEEEKNILTEEEESEAVSLKTENKAEDADVLEGEHTIGEEDFGEIVAGKDREDVNDLDYVQATKTAGEEEQAEEIEVEKREEQEESELEKEKHFTEIQEVSIEKTNVQDEEKIEEEEEMEIDLINDDEASVEWEVKVKPRELNVEEENPDYKEEILVAETGGSEIADAESETMIIDGGNEVGCFEERLDNTQNKVEDGLSALVNNVQDKRVVDRENDGHIPTEMHLYKEEDIQSNEHVTHDLSKAATDENELVAAEGGSRIFTDEPKSDPTSHDSASAESDSDDEVELYMHCLRAVHTGAQGQKDRNKDTGFSVGKRPSVSRSKLVSTPMPPISESLDEDQHLSHLKDHHEDTESADIQHTAAALPASGGQESINRNVSWWKETFSCSNISSTLLYATLLVVFLVVAYRYDFFACFGLYLISVVWLYCQRERQPEQQKQQHNRLN is encoded by the exons ATGGAGTTTGTGGGACAAGCAAGACCTTCTGGGGCCTGTAACCTCTTAGAAGTGCCAGGCCTCAGCTCCTCGGACGTGGACGATGATGAGTATGAGGTGGTGAACGGCATCAGGCCCAAATCTTCTCCTCTCCCACGTAGAAAGAGCTCTGTCAGTGACGAGGACTCAGAGCCTGAGCCGCCCCTGTCTGGCTCCAGGAGAGTGTCCTTTGCAGATGCCAAAGGCCTCAGTTTGGTGCATGTAAAGGAGTTTGACACTTGGGATGTACCCAAGCTGCCACTATGTGACTCTTCTGAGGGTGAAGGTAGAGATGCAGAGGACTACTTCCTATCTCCTCTCACTTTCTCCCTTCCGTTGTCTAATAAGGAGTTGTTTGTCAAAGTCCGGGAGCAGAAATTGGAGTTAGAGGCTATCGAGTTACTTCCAGGGACCACAATACTTAAAGGAGTGATCCGTGTCCTCAACATCTCTTTCAGTAAGGCGGTATATATTCGAACCACTTTGGACTCATGGTCAAGCCACTTTGACCTCCTGGCAGAGTACATGCCTGGTTCCAGTGACAGTCTGATGGACAGTTTCTCATTTAAGCTCACCCTCGTGCCTCCATTCGGGGAGCAGGGAGCCAGAGTTGACTTTTGTTTGCGATATGAGACTGCGGTGGGGACATTCTGGGCCAACAATAACAACAGGAACTACGTGCTGTTCTGTCAccagagagtgaaagagaggaaagagaagcCACAGAAGGAAAATGTGAACAAAAAAGGCTGCCTTAAGACTTTCAG TCAGAACTTCTCCACTGTGGAAAACATGTCTGCAATGGAAGATTCAGCTCAGAAAAACATTTCACCAG atgTGTCACAACATGGAGAGGAAGTGGACACTATGAAAGCCAAGCAAATCTCTGATGGCCAGTCAGGAACATCAGAGGAAGATCGAAAGAAATTAGTG ACCGAGAACAGACCGAACTGCAGCCGAAGACGTTGCAGAAAGGCTGCACGGATGGCTCGGGTGAGGGACTACTTTTCTCAGACAAAGGGTGGAGCGGATGACACTGAAAGAGATGAATCACCTCCAGAAGCAAAACAGGCAGCTCAAGAAGAAACCCCGGAGGAGAAGCACTCAGATGTGCGATCATTTCCTGAGGGGAGCAGTAAATCAGACGGTTCTCACTTTGTTTCTGAATCACTGGAAACATGCAGCGAACCTCTCCTTGATGTTCAACATGATACGTCACCAGCACACAACTGCACGTCTAACAACGAGACAGAGGAATCTGCGAGCATCAATTTGGCTGACTCAGCCACATTACCAGGAGGTGAGAGTGCCAGAGATATTTTAGACAACCCATCAAATGATGAACTTGCTCCCGCCGAATGCCAAAATATCAACAAGTCCGTCTCAAACGCTGAGGAATGCGACATTACAGCTGAACCAGCTGACAGAGTTATTTCAGTAGTGAACAGTGAAAGCCTCGTTAGCCAGACCAGCAGCTTCACATTTGGAACCGTGGTGGCTCCACTGTATCATCAGGTGTTTGGCAGGTTGGGAAGTGAAAGCGGTTGGGCAAATCCAGTACAAGCTACACTGAATGCTGGAATTACAACTCAAAGTTACACTCACACTGAAAGCGCACTTACTAACTGCACTGTTCGTACAGACGCTAATGATGACGAAGTTCAGGGAAATGTGACTGAGACCCAGGAATCAAACAAAGAATGCTTGGATGCCACCACAAATAGCACTGCcattgaagaagaagaaacaagcTTGAGTGTGACAGCAAACAACATCCTGCACCATGCAGAAACACTGCAGGATCCAGATGATATTATACATTCAGACCAGAGACGCACTACATTGGAGGTTCCAAAAACTATTTCAGGAGACACAGTCATACATGCACatgctgtaaacattttaaatacacaTTTGTTGAATCCACATATACCCACTGAGAATGTACATCTCCAGGGAGAAGCGCAGGAAGACAATCTCACTCATGACCTGCCAGAGCATACATGTacacaaactaaaactaatCTAGATGAAACCCTTGCACAAAGTGAAACACAAGAGGTCATGACCAGTCTAGAAACCTCATTTATGTCACTTCAACCTTCTCAGAGTGTATCAGAGCGTGTTAGTGATGACGAGACCGACCAACAGACCAGCCGCAGTGAAGCAACCGACTGTAAGTGCGTACGTGAATCAAACAACAATGATGACGTCGGCAAAACAGCAACCATATCATCAACCAGTGGCATTACAGAGGAGGATAAAGCTTTCCGTGATTTGAATCCTGACCACATCAATAATTCAGCTGCAAAAGGAACTGACAATAGCTACGTTTCTAGTTTTGAGATTGTGGAGGAAAAGAACGTCACAGCAACTCAGATATCTTTTGAAACTAATAATGTGGAAGAAGGAAAGAAACTGGTGAACAACTTGCATAAAGATGAAACAAAACACTCTGCTGAAATGAAGGTCATTGGTGAGGTAGCTGAGTCAACAACAAAAGCAACGATGAGTAATCACATACACGGTGACACGTTCTCGGAGCTCAAAGATgaagacacacaaaaaacagagCATCTTGAAATGGAAGCTGCTGTCGCAAAACAGGAGAATTTGTGTTTTGCAGACACTACTGAGGTAAACTGGGAAATGATGgttgaagaagaggagaaaaacatATTAACAGAAGAAGAGGAAAGTGAGGCAGTAAGTTTAAAAACAGAGAACAAGGCTGAGGATGCAGATGTTTTAGAGGGAGAGCACACGATTGGAGAGGAGGACTTTGGGGAGATTGTGGCTGGAAAAGACAGGGAAGACGTGAACGATTTAGACTACGTTCAAGCCACAAAGACAGCTGGAGAGGAAGAACAGGCTGAGGAGATTGAAgtggagaaaagagaggaacaAGAGGAGTCAGAgttagagaaagaaaaacactttaCAGAGATACAAGAGGTCAGTATTGAAAAGACAAATGTCCAAGATGAAGAGAAgatagaggaggaggaagaaatgGAAATAGACTTGATAAATGACGATGAAGCAAGTGTGGAGTGGGAGGTTAAGGTAAAACCAAGGGAGCTAAATGTAGAAGAAGAGAATCCAGATTACAAGGAGGAAATTCTAGTTGCTGAAACAGGAGGGTCAGAGATTGCAGATGCAGAGTCAGAGACCATGATAATCGACGGGGGAAATGAAGTGGGGTGTTTTGAAGAGAGGTTAGACAATACACAAAACAAGGTTGAGGATGGTTTATCTGCTCTGGTGAACAATGTGCAGGACAAGAGAGTAGTAGACAGAGAAAATGATGGACACATCCCAACTGAAATGCATCTTTACAAGGAGGAAGATATCCAAAGCAACGAGCACGTTACACATGACCTATCAAAAGCTGCGACAGATGAAAACGAACTTGTCGCTGCGGAGGGCGGTTCGCGCATTTTTACAGATGAACCTAAAAGCGACCCAACGAGCCACGACAGCGCTTCAGCAGAGTCCGACTCAGACGACGAGGTGGAGTTGTACATGCACTGTCTGAGGGCCGTTCACACTGGGGCACAGGGCCAGAAAGACAGGAACAAAGATACAGGTTTTAGTGTGGGCAAAAGGCCCTCTGTAAGCAGAAGCAAACTGGTGTCCACACCCATGCCACCCATCAGTGAATCTCTGGATGAAGACCAGCACCTGAGCCATCTGAAGGACCATCACGAGGACACAGAGAGTGCAGACATCCAACACACAGCTGCAGCTCTGCCAGCGTCAGGTGGACAGGAAAGCATCAACAGAAATGTTTCATGGTGGAAAGAGACTTTTTCCTGCAGCAATATCTCAAGCACATTGTTATATGCCACCTTgttagtggtatttttagttGTGGCCTACCGTTATGATTTTTTTGCCTGTTTTGGGCTCTACTTGATATCAGTGGTTTGGCTCTACTGTCAAAGAGAGAGGCAGccagaacaacaaaaacaacaacacaacaggtTGAATTAA
- the ppp1r3ab gene encoding protein phosphatase 1 regulatory subunit 3A isoform X1: MSSVTRFHLLSQSMFDVSCQKQKHCSSLPADSPTGSPMEFVGQARPSGACNLLEVPGLSSSDVDDDEYEVVNGIRPKSSPLPRRKSSVSDEDSEPEPPLSGSRRVSFADAKGLSLVHVKEFDTWDVPKLPLCDSSEGEGRDAEDYFLSPLTFSLPLSNKELFVKVREQKLELEAIELLPGTTILKGVIRVLNISFSKAVYIRTTLDSWSSHFDLLAEYMPGSSDSLMDSFSFKLTLVPPFGEQGARVDFCLRYETAVGTFWANNNNRNYVLFCHQRVKERKEKPQKENVNKKGCLKTFSQNFSTVENMSAMEDSAQKNISPDVSQHGEEVDTMKAKQISDGQSGTSEEDRKKLVTENRPNCSRRRCRKAARMARVRDYFSQTKGGADDTERDESPPEAKQAAQEETPEEKHSDVRSFPEGSSKSDGSHFVSESLETCSEPLLDVQHDTSPAHNCTSNNETEESASINLADSATLPGGESARDILDNPSNDELAPAECQNINKSVSNAEECDITAEPADRVISVVNSESLVSQTSSFTFGTVVAPLYHQVFGRLGSESGWANPVQATLNAGITTQSYTHTESALTNCTVRTDANDDEVQGNVTETQESNKECLDATTNSTAIEEEETSLSVTANNILHHAETLQDPDDIIHSDQRRTTLEVPKTISGDTVIHAHAVNILNTHLLNPHIPTENVHLQGEAQEDNLTHDLPEHTCTQTKTNLDETLAQSETQEVMTSLETSFMSLQPSQSVSERVSDDETDQQTSRSEATDCKCVRESNNNDDVGKTATISSTSGITEEDKAFRDLNPDHINNSAAKGTDNSYVSSFEIVEEKNVTATQISFETNNVEEGKKLVNNLHKDETKHSAEMKVIGEVAESTTKATMSNHIHGDTFSELKDEDTQKTEHLEMEAAVAKQENLCFADTTEVNWEMMVEEEEKNILTEEEESEAVSLKTENKAEDADVLEGEHTIGEEDFGEIVAGKDREDVNDLDYVQATKTAGEEEQAEEIEVEKREEQEESELEKEKHFTEIQEVSIEKTNVQDEEKIEEEEEMEIDLINDDEASVEWEVKVKPRELNVEEENPDYKEEILVAETGGSEIADAESETMIIDGGNEVGCFEERLDNTQNKVEDGLSALVNNVQDKRVVDRENDGHIPTEMHLYKEEDIQSNEHVTHDLSKAATDENELVAAEGGSRIFTDEPKSDPTSHDSASAESDSDDEVELYMHCLRAVHTGAQGQKDRNKDTGFSVGKRPSVSRSKLVSTPMPPISESLDEDQHLSHLKDHHEDTESADIQHTAAALPASGGQESINRNVSWWKETFSCSNISSTLLYATLLVVFLVVAYRYDFFACFGLYLISVVWLYCQRERQPEQQKQQHNRLN; encoded by the exons ATGTCATCTGTAACTCGATTCCATCTGTTAAGTCAGAGCATGTTCGATGTCAGTTGCCAGAAGCAGAAGCACTGCAGTTCACTTCCTGCTGACTCTCCTACAGGGAGCCCCATGGAGTTTGTGGGACAAGCAAGACCTTCTGGGGCCTGTAACCTCTTAGAAGTGCCAGGCCTCAGCTCCTCGGACGTGGACGATGATGAGTATGAGGTGGTGAACGGCATCAGGCCCAAATCTTCTCCTCTCCCACGTAGAAAGAGCTCTGTCAGTGACGAGGACTCAGAGCCTGAGCCGCCCCTGTCTGGCTCCAGGAGAGTGTCCTTTGCAGATGCCAAAGGCCTCAGTTTGGTGCATGTAAAGGAGTTTGACACTTGGGATGTACCCAAGCTGCCACTATGTGACTCTTCTGAGGGTGAAGGTAGAGATGCAGAGGACTACTTCCTATCTCCTCTCACTTTCTCCCTTCCGTTGTCTAATAAGGAGTTGTTTGTCAAAGTCCGGGAGCAGAAATTGGAGTTAGAGGCTATCGAGTTACTTCCAGGGACCACAATACTTAAAGGAGTGATCCGTGTCCTCAACATCTCTTTCAGTAAGGCGGTATATATTCGAACCACTTTGGACTCATGGTCAAGCCACTTTGACCTCCTGGCAGAGTACATGCCTGGTTCCAGTGACAGTCTGATGGACAGTTTCTCATTTAAGCTCACCCTCGTGCCTCCATTCGGGGAGCAGGGAGCCAGAGTTGACTTTTGTTTGCGATATGAGACTGCGGTGGGGACATTCTGGGCCAACAATAACAACAGGAACTACGTGCTGTTCTGTCAccagagagtgaaagagaggaaagagaagcCACAGAAGGAAAATGTGAACAAAAAAGGCTGCCTTAAGACTTTCAG TCAGAACTTCTCCACTGTGGAAAACATGTCTGCAATGGAAGATTCAGCTCAGAAAAACATTTCACCAG atgTGTCACAACATGGAGAGGAAGTGGACACTATGAAAGCCAAGCAAATCTCTGATGGCCAGTCAGGAACATCAGAGGAAGATCGAAAGAAATTAGTG ACCGAGAACAGACCGAACTGCAGCCGAAGACGTTGCAGAAAGGCTGCACGGATGGCTCGGGTGAGGGACTACTTTTCTCAGACAAAGGGTGGAGCGGATGACACTGAAAGAGATGAATCACCTCCAGAAGCAAAACAGGCAGCTCAAGAAGAAACCCCGGAGGAGAAGCACTCAGATGTGCGATCATTTCCTGAGGGGAGCAGTAAATCAGACGGTTCTCACTTTGTTTCTGAATCACTGGAAACATGCAGCGAACCTCTCCTTGATGTTCAACATGATACGTCACCAGCACACAACTGCACGTCTAACAACGAGACAGAGGAATCTGCGAGCATCAATTTGGCTGACTCAGCCACATTACCAGGAGGTGAGAGTGCCAGAGATATTTTAGACAACCCATCAAATGATGAACTTGCTCCCGCCGAATGCCAAAATATCAACAAGTCCGTCTCAAACGCTGAGGAATGCGACATTACAGCTGAACCAGCTGACAGAGTTATTTCAGTAGTGAACAGTGAAAGCCTCGTTAGCCAGACCAGCAGCTTCACATTTGGAACCGTGGTGGCTCCACTGTATCATCAGGTGTTTGGCAGGTTGGGAAGTGAAAGCGGTTGGGCAAATCCAGTACAAGCTACACTGAATGCTGGAATTACAACTCAAAGTTACACTCACACTGAAAGCGCACTTACTAACTGCACTGTTCGTACAGACGCTAATGATGACGAAGTTCAGGGAAATGTGACTGAGACCCAGGAATCAAACAAAGAATGCTTGGATGCCACCACAAATAGCACTGCcattgaagaagaagaaacaagcTTGAGTGTGACAGCAAACAACATCCTGCACCATGCAGAAACACTGCAGGATCCAGATGATATTATACATTCAGACCAGAGACGCACTACATTGGAGGTTCCAAAAACTATTTCAGGAGACACAGTCATACATGCACatgctgtaaacattttaaatacacaTTTGTTGAATCCACATATACCCACTGAGAATGTACATCTCCAGGGAGAAGCGCAGGAAGACAATCTCACTCATGACCTGCCAGAGCATACATGTacacaaactaaaactaatCTAGATGAAACCCTTGCACAAAGTGAAACACAAGAGGTCATGACCAGTCTAGAAACCTCATTTATGTCACTTCAACCTTCTCAGAGTGTATCAGAGCGTGTTAGTGATGACGAGACCGACCAACAGACCAGCCGCAGTGAAGCAACCGACTGTAAGTGCGTACGTGAATCAAACAACAATGATGACGTCGGCAAAACAGCAACCATATCATCAACCAGTGGCATTACAGAGGAGGATAAAGCTTTCCGTGATTTGAATCCTGACCACATCAATAATTCAGCTGCAAAAGGAACTGACAATAGCTACGTTTCTAGTTTTGAGATTGTGGAGGAAAAGAACGTCACAGCAACTCAGATATCTTTTGAAACTAATAATGTGGAAGAAGGAAAGAAACTGGTGAACAACTTGCATAAAGATGAAACAAAACACTCTGCTGAAATGAAGGTCATTGGTGAGGTAGCTGAGTCAACAACAAAAGCAACGATGAGTAATCACATACACGGTGACACGTTCTCGGAGCTCAAAGATgaagacacacaaaaaacagagCATCTTGAAATGGAAGCTGCTGTCGCAAAACAGGAGAATTTGTGTTTTGCAGACACTACTGAGGTAAACTGGGAAATGATGgttgaagaagaggagaaaaacatATTAACAGAAGAAGAGGAAAGTGAGGCAGTAAGTTTAAAAACAGAGAACAAGGCTGAGGATGCAGATGTTTTAGAGGGAGAGCACACGATTGGAGAGGAGGACTTTGGGGAGATTGTGGCTGGAAAAGACAGGGAAGACGTGAACGATTTAGACTACGTTCAAGCCACAAAGACAGCTGGAGAGGAAGAACAGGCTGAGGAGATTGAAgtggagaaaagagaggaacaAGAGGAGTCAGAgttagagaaagaaaaacactttaCAGAGATACAAGAGGTCAGTATTGAAAAGACAAATGTCCAAGATGAAGAGAAgatagaggaggaggaagaaatgGAAATAGACTTGATAAATGACGATGAAGCAAGTGTGGAGTGGGAGGTTAAGGTAAAACCAAGGGAGCTAAATGTAGAAGAAGAGAATCCAGATTACAAGGAGGAAATTCTAGTTGCTGAAACAGGAGGGTCAGAGATTGCAGATGCAGAGTCAGAGACCATGATAATCGACGGGGGAAATGAAGTGGGGTGTTTTGAAGAGAGGTTAGACAATACACAAAACAAGGTTGAGGATGGTTTATCTGCTCTGGTGAACAATGTGCAGGACAAGAGAGTAGTAGACAGAGAAAATGATGGACACATCCCAACTGAAATGCATCTTTACAAGGAGGAAGATATCCAAAGCAACGAGCACGTTACACATGACCTATCAAAAGCTGCGACAGATGAAAACGAACTTGTCGCTGCGGAGGGCGGTTCGCGCATTTTTACAGATGAACCTAAAAGCGACCCAACGAGCCACGACAGCGCTTCAGCAGAGTCCGACTCAGACGACGAGGTGGAGTTGTACATGCACTGTCTGAGGGCCGTTCACACTGGGGCACAGGGCCAGAAAGACAGGAACAAAGATACAGGTTTTAGTGTGGGCAAAAGGCCCTCTGTAAGCAGAAGCAAACTGGTGTCCACACCCATGCCACCCATCAGTGAATCTCTGGATGAAGACCAGCACCTGAGCCATCTGAAGGACCATCACGAGGACACAGAGAGTGCAGACATCCAACACACAGCTGCAGCTCTGCCAGCGTCAGGTGGACAGGAAAGCATCAACAGAAATGTTTCATGGTGGAAAGAGACTTTTTCCTGCAGCAATATCTCAAGCACATTGTTATATGCCACCTTgttagtggtatttttagttGTGGCCTACCGTTATGATTTTTTTGCCTGTTTTGGGCTCTACTTGATATCAGTGGTTTGGCTCTACTGTCAAAGAGAGAGGCAGccagaacaacaaaaacaacaacacaacaggtTGAATTAA